The genomic stretch CATCGAAAGAAGAGATCGTGACACCGCTTACAGCAGACAATTTTTCCATATAAGCACGGAAATCAGCAGGAACTTCTACTGCCATAGCCTTGTCTGGACGCCAAGTGGGAAGCATTTTAATTTCGAATCCGCTTTCACGGGTTTTGATGTGATATTCCAATGAATCTACTGGATCATCGGTTGTACAAACGGTTTCCACATGATAACGACGCATCATGCCTCGTGCGGAGTATTCCGGTTTGGCAAGCTTTTCATTACATTCATCAAAAATCTCGCGGGCTGTTTTCGGATTCAATACTTTATTGATTCCAAATGCGGTTTTCAATTCCAAATGAGTCCAATGGTATAATGGGTTGCGGAAGGTATAAGGAACTGTTTCCGCCCATTTTTCGAATTTTTCCCAGTCTGTGGTGTCTTTACCGGTACAATAACGCTCGTCCACACCGTTGGTACGCATGGCACGCCATTTATAGTGGTCTCCACCCAACCAGATTTCTGTCAGTGACTTAAACTGATAGTCGTCAGCAACCATCTGGGGAATCAGGTGGCAGTGGTAATCGATAATAGGCATTTTAGCCGCATGTTCATGATACAACTTCTGCGCAGTTTCTGTCTGAAGCAGGAAGTTTTCATCCATAAAGTTTTTCATAAGTAGTCTTTTTATATCTATATAATTGTTGTTTATTTTGACTTTCAGTAAAAACTCATTCTAAAAAAGATGTCAAAGAGCATCTCTTTAGATTTATTAACCGTTATCGAACACGAAAGTAGAAATTTTATTTGGAATAACAAAATTATTTGTATCTTTGCGGCGAAGATTTAAAGATTTTAAATGCTTGGATCAATGATGATATATAAAAACTTAAATATATATTACCGTTTAAGAGAAAGCATGAATACTATGAGTACACAATAAAATCTGATTCGTCTTCGATAAGTACAGGTATGGATAAACACATAATATAATTAAAAATATGAAAGCATTAAACAAGGAGACAGCAGCAAAGACTCAACGTCCCGAAAGAATCATTCAATTTGGTGAGGGTAACTTTCTTCGTGCGTTTGTGGATTGGATTATCTACAACATGAACGAAAAAACTGATTTCAACAGCAGTGTGGTGGTGGTTCAACCTATTGAAAAAGGCATGGTTGACATGTTGAACGCACAAGATTGTCTGTATCATGTAAACTTGCAAGGTTTGGATAAGGGACAGGTGGTAAACAGCCTGACAAAAATTGATGTGATCAGCCGTGCTTTGAATCCTTATTCTCAGAATGATGAATTTATGAAATTGGCGGAACAGCCGGAAATGCGTTTTGTTATCTCTAATACGACAGAGGCCGGTATCGCTTTTGATCCTGCCTGCAAGCTGGATGATGCCCCTGCTTCATCTTATCCGGGCAAACTGACTCAGTTGTTGTATCACCGTTATAAAACGTTCAATGGCGATAAGAGCAAAGGTTTAATAATCTTCCCTTGCGAATTGATTTTCCTGAACGGTCATAAACTGAAAGAAACCATCTATCAATATATTGAATTGTGGAACCTGGGTGAAGACTTCAAGCAATGGTTTGAGGAAGCTTGTGGTGTCTACGCTACTTTGGTAGACCGTATTGTACCGGGATTCCCCCGCAAAGATATCGCTGCTATTAAAGAAAAATTGCAGTATGATGACAATCTGGTGGTACAGGCAGAAATCTTCCATTTGTGGGTAATTGAAGCTCCGCAGGAGATCGCCAAGGAATTCCCTGCCGACAAGGCCGGTTTGAATGTATTGTTTGTTCCGTCTGAAGCTCCTTATCACGAAAGAAAAGTTACTTTGTTGAACGGTCCTCACACAGTGCTGTCTCCGGTAGCCTATCTGTCTGGAATCAACATTGTGCGCGAGGCTTGCGAGCATGAAGTGGTAGGTAAATACATTCATAAAGTTATGTTCGATGAGTTGATGGAAACCCTGAACCTGCCGAAAGAAGAATTGAAGAAGTTTGCGGAAGATGTTTTGGAGCGTTTCAACAATCCGTTTGTTGATCACCAGGTGACTTCTATCATGCTGAATTCATTTCCTAAATATGAGACTCGCGACCTCCCGGGTTTGAAAGTTTATCTGGAACGTAAGGGTGAGTTGCCTAAAGGCTTGGTATTGGGACTGGCGGCTATCATCACTTATTATAAAGGTGGTGTTCGTGCTGACGGTGCTGAGATTGTTCCGAACGATGCTCCTGAAATCATGAATCTGCTGAAAGAACTTTGGGCTACAGGCTGCACTCAGAAAGTGGCGGAAGGCGTGTTGGCTGCAGAATCTATTTGGGGTGAGAACTTGAACAACATTCCGGGTTTGACCGCAGCTGTGAAAGCTGATCTTGACTCTATTCAAGAAAAGGGTATGCTGGAAACAGTAAAGGGTATTCTCTAGATTAATTGTTAGAAATAGTTTATAAATTCCTTGAGGGAGATTTGGGTTATTAAACTGAATCTCCCTATTTTTGTAACTATACAAAATAGATGTGGCCTATGGAGAAACAAGAATTCAGACCCAGCTATCCTTTATGGGTTTGGACGGTTATTGCTATTATGTTGGTGGCGTGTACATGCCTTTTTATAGCGCATGGAAGATATGCATCTTTGCTGGTCTTGACTCCTTCTCTGCTGATAATGGGGGTAAGGTTATTGTCTGTTTATACTATTACTCCTGATTCTTTTACCTTAGCTATAAGAGGGATGAAGCCTCAGCATGTTTTTCCTTTGCAAAACATCACAGAGAT from Phocaeicola dorei encodes the following:
- a CDS encoding tagaturonate reductase, encoding MKALNKETAAKTQRPERIIQFGEGNFLRAFVDWIIYNMNEKTDFNSSVVVVQPIEKGMVDMLNAQDCLYHVNLQGLDKGQVVNSLTKIDVISRALNPYSQNDEFMKLAEQPEMRFVISNTTEAGIAFDPACKLDDAPASSYPGKLTQLLYHRYKTFNGDKSKGLIIFPCELIFLNGHKLKETIYQYIELWNLGEDFKQWFEEACGVYATLVDRIVPGFPRKDIAAIKEKLQYDDNLVVQAEIFHLWVIEAPQEIAKEFPADKAGLNVLFVPSEAPYHERKVTLLNGPHTVLSPVAYLSGINIVREACEHEVVGKYIHKVMFDELMETLNLPKEELKKFAEDVLERFNNPFVDHQVTSIMLNSFPKYETRDLPGLKVYLERKGELPKGLVLGLAAIITYYKGGVRADGAEIVPNDAPEIMNLLKELWATGCTQKVAEGVLAAESIWGENLNNIPGLTAAVKADLDSIQEKGMLETVKGIL